From Parus major isolate Abel linkage group LGE22, Parus_major1.1, whole genome shotgun sequence, one genomic window encodes:
- the SMARCD1 gene encoding SWI/SNF-related matrix-associated actin-dependent regulator of chromatin subfamily D member 1, with translation MLPGGRIAPQGPAMGPPGYGGSPAVRPALAQAGLEQARKRPAPQQLQQVQPQAVPNRNHNAKKKKMADKILPQRIRELVPESQAYMDLLAFERKLDQTIMRKRLDIQEALKRPIKQKRKLRIFISNTFNPAKSDAEDGEGTVASWELRVEGRLLEDSALSKYDATKQKRKFSSFFKSLVIELDKDLYGPDNHLVEWHRTATTQETDGFQVKRPGDVNVRCTVLLMLDYQPPQFKLDPRLARLLGIHTQTRPVIIQALWQYIKTHKLQDPHEREFVICDKYLQQIFESQRMKFSEIPQRLHALLMPPEPIIINHVISVDPNDQKKTACYDIDVEVDDTLKTQMNSFLLSTASQQEIAALDNKIHETIETINQLKTQREFMLSFARDPQGFINDWLQSQCRDLKTMTDVVGNPEEERRAEFYFQPWAQEAVCRYFYSKVQQRRQELEQALGIRNT, from the exons ATGCTGCCGGGCGGCCGCATAGCGCCGCAGGGCCCGGCCATGGGTCCTCCCGGCTACGGAGGGAGCCCCGCGGTGCGGCCCGCGCTGGCGCAGGCCGGGCTGGAGCAGGCTCGCAAGCGGCCGGCGccgcagcagctccagcaggtgCAGCCGCAGGCGGTGCCCAACCGCAACCACAA CgccaagaagaagaagatggCAGATAAAATCCTCCCACAGCGG ATCCGTGAGCTCGTGCCCGAATCCCAGGCCTACATGGACTTGTTGGCCTTTGAGAGGAAGCTGGACCAGACCATCATGAGGAAGCGCTTGGATATCCAGGAGGCTCTGAAACGCCCCATCAAG CAAAAGCGAAAGCTGCGCATTTTCATCTCCAACACCTTCAACCCAGCCAAGTCGGACGCGGAGGACGGCGAAGGAACCGTCGCCTCCTGGGAGCTCCGGGTGGAAGGACGGCTGTTGGAGGAT TCTGCTCTGTCCAAATATGATGCCAccaagcagaaaaggaaattttcgTCCTTCTTTAAATCTCTGGTCATTGAACTTGATAAAGACCTGTATGGCCCTGACAATCACCTAGTAGAG TGGCACAGGACTGCTACGACTCAGGAGACAGACGGCTTCCAGGTGAAGAGGCCGGGCGATGTGAACGTGCGCTGCACTGTCCTGCTGATGCTGGATTACCAG CCTCCCCAGTTCAAGCTGGATCCACGCCTGGCTCGGCTTCTGGGCATCCACACCCAGACCCGGCCCGTGATCATCCAGGCCCTGTGGCAGTACATCAAGACCCACAAGCTGCAGGACCCCCACGAGCGGGAGTTTGTCATCTGTGACAAGTACCTGCAGCAG ATATTTGAGTCGCAGCGGATGAAGTTCTCTGAAATCCCACAAAGGCTTCACGCCTTGCTGATGCCCCCCGAACCGATCATCATCAATCATGTGATCAG TGTTGACCCAAATGACCAGAAGAAAACAGCCTGCTATGACATTGACGTGGAGGTGGACGACACCCTGAAGACTCAGATGAATTCCTTTCTGCTCTCCACAGCCAGTCAACAGGAAATTGCTGCTCTGGATAACAAG ATCCACGAAACAATTGAGACCATCAACCAGCTGAAGACACAGCGTGAGTTCATGCTGAGCTTTGCCCGAGATCCTCAGGGCTTCATCAACGACTGGCTCCAGTCCCAGTGCCGGGATTTGAAG ACAATGACTGATGTCGTTGGGAATCCCGAGGAGGAGCGCAGAGCCGAGTTCTACTTCCAGCCGTGGGCGCAGGAAGCCGTGTGCCGATACTTCTACTCCAAG GTGCAGCAGAGACGGCAGGAACTGGAGCAGGCCTTGGGAATCCGGAATACAtaa